The region TGTCCGCGCCCTACGACTTCTCCTGGTCCGGACCGGGAGGCGCGGGCTGTCTCCAGGTGCCCGTGGACCACCTGGGCCTGCCCGTCGACGTCGTCCGGCGCGCCATCGCCGACCTGCCGCGCAGCCCCCTGCACCGGCTCGTGACCGACCACATCGCCCACCTCGTCGCGAACGCCGACCGGCTGGCCGCCGACCCCGCCGCGCCGGCCCTCGGCGCGGCGAACGTCGAGCTGGCCCGCGCGCTCCTGCTGTCGGCCGGACAACCCGACCGGCACGGCCGCGCCGCCCTGGCCGAAACCCTGCTCACCCGCGTCCGGACGTATGTCCGCCGGCACCTGACCGACCCCGACCTGAGCCCGGCCGCGATCGCCGGGGCGCACCACATCTCGGTGCGCCACCTGTACCAACTGTGCGCGCGGGCCGGGTTCAGCCTCGAACAGTGGATCATCGAGGAACGGCTCGCCGGCGCTCACGACGAACTGGCCCGCGCCACCGACGCCCACCGGACCGTCGCGCTGACCGCCCGCCGCTGGGGGTTCGCGGACCCTGCCCACTTCACCCGCCGCTTCCGGGCCCGCTACGGCCTGACACCGGCCGAGTGGCGACGGGCCGCCCGAACCGACAGCTGACCTCCGACCGACGCTGGCGCCCACCGACCGCGGACGGCCGGCGACAGCCGCGAACGCAGGTGTCGTGGTACCGGTTTGCGCCGGTGACCGCGACGTCACGAGGTCGGCCGAGCGGGATGAACACCGCGCGGTACTCGTGGTTGTCGGCGTTCTTCACGGCCTGGGCGGGCTTGCTCCGACGCGGGCGCGCACGACTGCGACGGTCGCCGGCGGTACGGGGGTGGCCGGGGTGATCGCCCACCGCCATCAGGACGGGTACCGCACCGGACATGCCGGCTGCACCAGGTCTGATCCAGGTCGCTTGCGTTCGTGGCCGTCATGTCGACATGGGGGCCGAAGCCTGGCGGAAGGCGATTTCCGGCATACGCCGAACGTGTACCGAAGTTTTCCCGGACGGCGCAGGGGCGCACACTCACGGTTTACCTGTCCGCAGTTCTCGCAAAGCCGACCCGCAAACTTGTCGTAAATCGTCGTGGTGCCGGCCGGAATAGTAGGCTACTGGTCGCACCGGAAGATGACCTTGAGTTACGTGGCCGTGTTTGGACGCCCGCAGCCGTGGAATCATGCCTGGTCAACGCCTCGTGGGTGACGTAGAGTTGCGCCGCGCGACCAGTCGCACACCCTCCGGTTTCATTCTTTGACATTTGCGTCCCGCACGAGAACGATGTCCGCAAAAATGTATGTTGCTTTCACAGCGGCAGGGGTGTGCACTGACGTCTCCCGTTATTTTCCGATCTGCCGCGTACTTCCCGAAGAGGAATGTGAGCCTCCCATGAGTGTTGAAACCTTTCAGAGATCGCGCCGCCGCAGAGGTGGCTGGCACCGGCGGCTGGCCATGACGGCAGCGGTGTCGGTGGCGTCGGCGGGGCTGCTCGCCGTGGGCGCGCAGCCCGCCTCGGCGGCGGTCGTCACCCACCCGTTCGCCTACGTCGCCAACAGCGGCGCGAACACGGTCACCGCCTACGACGCCACGACCGCGACGGTGGCCTCGACGATCGTGGTCGGCTCCACGCCGCTGGGCCTGGTGGCCACGCCGGACGGCGCGCGGGTCTACGTCGCCAAGCTCAGCGGCGGCGTGTCGGTGATCGACACGGCCGCGGGCGCGGTCGTGGCGTCCATCGCGGTCGGTTCACAGCCCATCGGGATCGCGATCACGGTCGACGGCACGCGGATCCTGGTCGTCAACAGCGGGTCGAACTCCGTGTCGATGATCGACACGGCCACCAACGCGGTGACCGCGACCGTCACCGTCGGCGCCAACCCCACCAGCGTGGCCATCAGCCCGGACGGAGCCACCGCCTACGTCACCAACGACGCCTCGGGCACCGTCTCGGTGATCGACACCGCCACGGCGACGGTGACCGGCACGATCAACCTCGGGTTGACCCAGCCGGCCGGCGTGGCCATCACCCCCGACGGTGCCACCGTCTACGTCGCCCGGTACGGCGCCGGCACCGTGGCCGTGATCGACACCGCCACGAACGCCGTCACCGGCAGCATCACCGTCGGCGCGGTCCCGTCGGGCGTCGCGGTCAGCCCCGACGGCACCCGCGCCTACGTCGCCAACATCGGCCCCGACACGATCTCGGTGATCGACACGGCCACCGACACCGTCACCGCCACCGTTCCGGTCGGGAGCAACCCGAGCCGGGTGGCCGTCACCGACGACGGGTCCACCGTGTACGCCACCAACAACGGCGCCGGCTCGGTGGCCGCCATCAACACCGCCACCAACACCGTCACCACGACCTTCGCGGTCGGCTCCGGCCCGTTCGGCGTGACCACCGCGAACGTGGTCCAGCCGAGGGTCACCGCGATCAGCCCCACCACGGGACCGACCGCGGGCGGCACGAGCGTCACCATCACCGGCACCAGCCTGGCCGCGGCCACCGCCGTCCGGTTCGGCGCCACGCCCGCGACCTCGTTCACCGCCGTGAACGACACCACCGTCACCGCCACCGCCCCGGCCCACGCCGCCGGCCCGGTCGACGTCACCGTCACCACCCCGACCGGCGTCAGCACCACCTCGGCCGCGGACCAGTACACCTACCTCGACCCCGCCCCGGTGATCAGCGCGGTCGACCCGGCCACGGGCCCGGCGGCCGGAGGCACCCCGGTGACCATCACCGGAACCCACTTCACCGGCGCCACCGCCGTGGCCTTCGGCGGCACCCCCGCCACCTCGTTCACCGTCGTCAACGACACCTCCATCACCGCCACCGCGCCCGCGGGCACGGCCGGCACCGTCGACGTCACGGTCACCAACGCCGGCGGCACCAGCGCACCGGGCAGCGGGTACACCTACGTCGCCGCTCCCGCCGTGACCGCCCTCGACCCGACCAGCGGACCCACCGCGGGCGGCACCGCCGTCGCCATCACCGGCACCGCCCTCACCGGGACGACAGCGGTGAGATTCGACGGTGTCGACGCGACCTCGTTCACCGTCACCAGCTCCACCTCCATCACCGCAGTCGCCCCCGCCCACTCCGCCGGGACCGTCGACGTCACCGTCACCACCGTCGGCGGCACGAGCGCGGCCACCGCCTCCTCCCGCTACACCTACGCCGACGCCGACCTGTCGGTCTCGGTCACCGACTCCGCCGACCCGGTGTCCCTGGGCGGCGATCCGTACACCTACACCGTCACCGCGGCCAACGCCGGACCCAGCACCGCCACCGGCGTGACGGTGTCCACCACCCTCAGCGGCGCGTCCACGACGATCAACTCGGCGACCCCGTCCCAGGGATCGTGCACGACCGGCGCCGCCACCGTGTCCTGCACGCTCGGCACGATCGCCGGCTCCGGCTCGGCGAGCGTGACCATCTCCGTCACCCCGTCGACGTCCGGCACCGCCACCGCCACCGCCGCGGTCTCGGCCACCGAACCCGACCCCGTGCCCGCCAACAACACCGACACCGAGTCCACGACCGTCGACAACGCCCTGGGCTGCACCATCGTGGGCACCGCGGGCAACGACTCCCTCAACGGCACCA is a window of Saccharothrix espanaensis DSM 44229 DNA encoding:
- a CDS encoding AraC-like ligand-binding domain-containing protein — encoded protein: MAYILDTADLPARDRVEAVRSAMARASAPCQVIHENPDDDVHARLGVWDLGSTNVFTTHATGIRLLRTGKQAKQDAMPVVALSVQQRARGRHEQFGRRRVVAPGELMAVDLSAPYDFSWSGPGGAGCLQVPVDHLGLPVDVVRRAIADLPRSPLHRLVTDHIAHLVANADRLAADPAAPALGAANVELARALLLSAGQPDRHGRAALAETLLTRVRTYVRRHLTDPDLSPAAIAGAHHISVRHLYQLCARAGFSLEQWIIEERLAGAHDELARATDAHRTVALTARRWGFADPAHFTRRFRARYGLTPAEWRRAARTDS
- a CDS encoding IPT/TIG domain-containing protein — its product is MCTDVSRYFPICRVLPEEECEPPMSVETFQRSRRRRGGWHRRLAMTAAVSVASAGLLAVGAQPASAAVVTHPFAYVANSGANTVTAYDATTATVASTIVVGSTPLGLVATPDGARVYVAKLSGGVSVIDTAAGAVVASIAVGSQPIGIAITVDGTRILVVNSGSNSVSMIDTATNAVTATVTVGANPTSVAISPDGATAYVTNDASGTVSVIDTATATVTGTINLGLTQPAGVAITPDGATVYVARYGAGTVAVIDTATNAVTGSITVGAVPSGVAVSPDGTRAYVANIGPDTISVIDTATDTVTATVPVGSNPSRVAVTDDGSTVYATNNGAGSVAAINTATNTVTTTFAVGSGPFGVTTANVVQPRVTAISPTTGPTAGGTSVTITGTSLAAATAVRFGATPATSFTAVNDTTVTATAPAHAAGPVDVTVTTPTGVSTTSAADQYTYLDPAPVISAVDPATGPAAGGTPVTITGTHFTGATAVAFGGTPATSFTVVNDTSITATAPAGTAGTVDVTVTNAGGTSAPGSGYTYVAAPAVTALDPTSGPTAGGTAVAITGTALTGTTAVRFDGVDATSFTVTSSTSITAVAPAHSAGTVDVTVTTVGGTSAATASSRYTYADADLSVSVTDSADPVSLGGDPYTYTVTAANAGPSTATGVTVSTTLSGASTTINSATPSQGSCTTGAATVSCTLGTIAGSGSASVTISVTPSTSGTATATAAVSATEPDPVPANNTDTESTTVDNALGCTIVGTAGNDSLNGTNGNDVICGLGGNDTITGGNGTDTIHAGTGDDVLVGGNGADTLYGGLGNDTSKGESLLDSLLGLFDNGDDTIDGGPGNDNLDGQNGNDTLIDHDGTDTMAGSLGNDTIDVQDGIGGDTANGGLGTDTCTVDGGDTTSSC